One window of Pyxicephalus adspersus chromosome 4, UCB_Pads_2.0, whole genome shotgun sequence genomic DNA carries:
- the MIS18A gene encoding protein Mis18-alpha codes for MDTPAFRLDNLRQQPEDITVFMCGKCRLPLGDSSDWDGRIRKEGVVHLNAVSENVCCPNDSEGVISSFPNETYCVFQILQCKGCGSPIGRIYVSTPKTMDSKVDVFILNLSAVTTYTLGSAKKQVVPQYDIPLTLEKCHEFEQDIKKCKQILGVLQRKVETLQSQLESQDSP; via the exons ATGGATACTCCGGCATTCCGATTGGATAATCTGAGGCAACAGCCCGAAGACATTACGGTGTTCATGTGCGGGAAGTGCCGCCTGCCGCTCGGGGACTCCTCTGACTGGGACGGCCGTATCCGCAAGGAGGGAGTCGTCCATCTGAACG cgGTCTCAGAGAATGTTTGCTGTCCAAATGACAGTGAAGGAGTCATATCGAGTTTTCCTAATGAAACCTACTG tgtttttcagATCTTACAATGTAAAGGATGTGGGTCACCTATTGGAAGGATTTATGTATCTACACCAAAAACCATGGACAGCAAGGTTGATGTTTTCATCTTAAATCTTTCCGCTGTCACAAC ATATACACTTGGGTCTGCAAAAAAACAAGTAGTACCTCAATATGATATACCGCTCACACTGGAAAAATGTCATGAATTTGAACAAGACATAAAAAag TGCAAACAAATATTAGGAGTATTGCAGAGAAAAGTTGAAACCCTGCAGTCACAACTGGAATCACAGgattcaccttaa
- the TFB2M gene encoding dimethyladenosine transferase 2, mitochondrial, whose product MSSVAGVRLGLCLFRYGPQTGVPVVVFCRKNHSVANSKSMNSGKLPSCEMSTVAGQKQTKPFTVDFSELRKEMHLAESLRRFRRFVTDPGVASNIVYSLDPWDHRSTPVLIECNPGPGVLTRALLDTGCNVVALENDAEFLPGLKRLEKSTGGQLKVLHCDFFRLDPWTESIVRAPSMYSSDLMEQLNISEVPWDMEVPVKVFGILNHTKERNLLWKFLYSLYERLSIFRYGRIEFNFFMSEHLYQRLLAKPGEYQRYQALSVLYNVACEVQLLHKEESSTFFTPKKFKGSSVVKTGASSGSNLCLVRITPRRNLFSEHFTPCDGKVFINMVKQCLVKRTSKLIHRLESWNPGEGEQLLQNLQLPEDIKTGDIYPEEYKLLFEILTHSEDFNQGFAFDDVHKDVSCVY is encoded by the exons ATGTCTTCAGTCGCAGGTGTCCGGTTGGGTTTGTGCCTTTTCCGCTATGGGCCCCAGACAGGGGTCCCAGTTGTggtgttttgcagaaaaaatcaCAGCGTTGCAAATTCAAAGTCTATGAACTCAGGGAAACTTCCTTCCTGTGAAATGTCAACCGTTGCTGGTCAGAAACAAACCAAACCCTTCACAGTGGACTTTTCTGAACTCAGAAAGGAAATGCATTTAGCTGAATCCCTCAGACGTTTTAGAAGGTTTGTAACAGACCCTGGAGTGGCAAGCAACATTGTGTATAGCCTTGATCCTTGGGATCATAGAAGCACACCAGTTTTAATCGAGTGCAACCCAG GTCCAGGAGTTCTCACTCGAGCATTGCTAGATACTGGTTGTAATGTTGTAGCTCTGGAAAATGATGCAGAGTTTCTGCCTGGGTTAAAG AGATTAGAGAAGAGCACAGGTGGGCAGCTAAAAGTTCTCCATTGTGACTTCTTCAGACTAGACCCTTGGACTGAAAGCATTGTCCGGGCTCCCTCTATGTATTCCAGTGATTTGATGGAACAGTTGAACATCAGCGAGGTGCCCTGGGatatgg AAGTTCCTGTAAAAGTCTTCGGAATACTTAACCATACAAAAGAGAGAAATTTGCTGTGGAAGTTTCTTTATTCCCTATATGAGAGGCTATCAATTTTTAGATATGGAAGAAttgaattcaatttttttatgagTGAACATCTATACCAg CGACTTCTTGCCAAACCTGGAGAATATCAACGGTATCAAGCACTTTCAGTACTGTACAATGTAGCCTGTGAAGTCCAGCTGCTACATAAg gaGGAAAGTTCTACATTTTTTACTCCGAAAAAGTTTAAAGGTTCTTCAGTTGTCAAGACTGGG GCGTCTTCAGGTTCAAATCTGTGTTTAGTACGTATAACTCCACGAAGAAATCTGTTCTCCGAGCATTTTACACCATGCGATGGCAAAGTGTTTATCAACATGGTAAAGCAGTGCCTTGTAAAGAGAACATCAAAATTAATACATAGACTGGA ATCCTGGAACCCAGGTGAAGGTGAACAGTTATTACAAAACTTACAACTGCCAGAAGATATAAAAACAGGAGATATCTACCCAGAAGAATACAAACTTTTATTTGAGATATTGACCCATTCAGAGgatttcaaccagggttttgcGTTTGATGATGTGCATAAAGATGTGTCATGTGTATACTGA